The Sorex araneus isolate mSorAra2 chromosome 5, mSorAra2.pri, whole genome shotgun sequence genome has a segment encoding these proteins:
- the PLAC8 gene encoding placenta-specific gene 8 protein, with translation MQAPSQPVVIVTQPNYGAAPQTSNWQTGLCDCFSDCGVCLCGMFCYTCLACQVAADMNECCLCGTSVAMRTLYRTRYGIPGSICDDFLVTNFCSVCSLCQIKRDINRRRAMHSF, from the exons ATGCAAGCGCCCTCGCAGCCCGTGGTGATCGTGACCCAGCCCAACTACGGGGCGGCCCCTCAGACGTCCAACTGGCAGACCGGCCTGTGCGACTGCTTCAGCGACTGCGGAGTCT GTCTCTGTGGCATGTTCTGTTACACGTGCCTTGCGTGCCAGGTGGCAGCTGACATGAACGAATGCTGCCTGTGCGGGACCAGTGTCGCCATGAGGACCCTCTACCGGACCCGCTACGGCATCCCC GGATCCATTTGTGATGACTTTCTGGTGACCAATTTCTGTTCTGTATGTTCTCTTTGCCAAATTAAGAGAGACATCAACAGAAGGAGAGCCATGCACTCCTTTTAA